ACGGTGCCTGTCAACCACGCTGTGACAGGACGCGCATCGTAGCGCTGCTTGTGTCTCAACCGCCATGCTCAATCCGGCATCGCCAAGGTAGGCCATCAGTCGTGCCCGCAGGTCAGAGGGAGCGGCCCGGTCTCCAAACGCATTCGCTTGTGTCAGAACCCGGTGGTTCATTACGGCAAGCGCTGGTCGTCCCAAATGCTCCGAATGGCAGCCCGTACACTGCACGGCCTGGGTATGAAATGCGCTGGCCGGCTTTGTCGCGAGGTTGCGGATGTCGGCGGAGTGGCAGCTTGCACACTGAGCGTCATCAATTCCCGAAAATGGGGTATGGCACGAGCTGCATTGGCCCTGCAGGAACGCGTGCTTCGTCGAAAGCGGGGCAGGTTCGATTGCCGCGGGCAAGTCCATGAACAGCCAGGCGATGACGAGTAAGGGGACGACGGCCGCGCCAATCGCGGCGAAGATGGCGCGTGCGCTCACTTCAGCCACCTCAACCCGTAATACAGCCCTCCCCAGATGTGAATGCCCAGCACGATGTACAGCGCCGCCGCGATCACGATGTGAACCCGGTGCCAGCAGGAAAACAGGTAGCGGGCCTGCTCCTCTGATCTTATGGCGCTGTCTGTGGCTGCCACTGCGTAGGCAACTTTGCGCGTTTCGGCGGGCAGTCGGTCCACAGGGCCATCATTCGCGAGTGTCGCGAGCCGTTCGGACAGGAAGGCGAGATCGCGTTTTTGACCTGCGATCGACAGTGTGATCCGTCCGAGCAGATACCGTCCCGCATATCCGCTCACCACGACGCTCAAAAGCACGCCTAAGAGCAGAACCCCCACAGTGCTTCCGGATCGGTGGGCAGAGTGCAAGACGCCAAGTATCGGCCCTAGCACACCCGCGTAAATATGTGCTGTCAGGAGTGTGCGTAACGGAATGAAGGATGTCACAAACTTTCGGACAGGGCTCAGCCGTTTGATCAAAACGTAAAGGAGCGGGACAAGCATCAGGATGGCGCCCAGTCCGCCTACGATCGTTCCCAGAATGCTGCCAGGAAAGCGAGGCGACGTGTGAACGAAAGCGCCCAGCGGCAACAGCAGAAGCAGACTGACGAGGCCTCCTATGACAAGGGCATCGTGTTCTTCGACGGTCCTCATGCGTCGATGGCCAGATGGGGTGTCGTCGCTTTCGCCTGACACGCCAGTACAAGCCCCTCTGCTGCGTCCGTGTCGCTGAGCCCGTCGGTTACGTCCATTTGGACTTTGCCCTCGACAAGTCGCACCTTGCACACCCCGCATATGCCCACTCTGCATGATGACGGGATCTCAACACCGCTCGCCTCCGCCGCGGCGAGGACCGTCATTCCAGAATCGAGCGCAGTCGAGCGTCCGGACCGAAGGAAGCTCACGGTGGCGGGAGCAGCTTTGGGTGCCTTCGCGCGCGGCTTGGATGCGGCTTTGGGTGAAGTTAAGCTGATAGCCGCGACCTCGGCCGGAGAGGGTCTCGCCGGGGCCAGGTCCGCCGGATCCCGGGCGGCCGGCCCGAACGCCTCCGTATGGATCTTGCCGGGAGGCACGCCAAGTGACGTCAACGCGTCCGTAACGGCGCGCATCATAGCCGGCGGTCCGCACATATGAATGCGCTTGTTTGCGATGTCCGGAACAGTTGCTGCCAGCAGTTCCCTGGTTATTGCCCCCTCCCAGCCGAACCAGGATGTGTGAGGGCTTCTTGGCATGGCGCCGAGAACGTGCAGATTCGTATGACGCCTTTGAAGGAACTCTAGTTCATCGCGGAAGACGAATTCATCCGTGCCCCTTGCCCCGTAGATGAAGTATATCTCCCCCGGCCACGCACGATCAGTCAGGAACCGGAGGACGGACATGAGTGGTGTTGCACCGACGCCGCCGCCGATCAGAACAACGCAGTCTTCGTCGAGGCCGGTGAATGTGAAGTCACCATAGGGCGCCGAACAGGTCAGCAGACTTCCAACGTGCACATTCTCATGGAGATGGCGCGAGACCTGACCTTGCTGTTCGTTCTTGATGGTCAGTTCGACAAACGCACTGTGGGTCGGCGAGGATGCGATCGTATAGGCGCGGCGCACAGCGTTATCACCGCCCAGGGTAACAGTGACCTGCATGAACTGGCCGGGAAGGTAGTCGAAAGGCAGCGGGCCGCCTGAAGGCTCTGCCAGTCTGAAGGTCTTGATGGAGGGTGTCTCGTCGAAGATTTGAATGACACGCAGTTCGCCGCGCCACGGGGCGCGTGAACCGCCAAGCCTTGGGGGCAGGATGGTGTCGCTGCTGCGATCGTCGGCCGGTGCCACGCTTTCGCCGAGTCCCGCGACCGAGACAGCCGTTGTGGCTTCTTGAGCGACAGACGGCATACGCGCGAGGGCTATCAATGCGGCCGCACGGCGGGCGCGCAGAAGCTGGATGAGGAGGAGACCCGCCAGGACCAAGGTCAGCACGGCCATAAGCGAGAGGTGCCGCACCGTGAACCCGAACAGTGCGGGTGCCTCCGGCTGAGCGCCTTGGAGTTGCATTTCTGACCTGTACCAGGCCAGCGCAATATCCCGAGGAGCCCGGCCCTGAGCCATACCGATGTGGGCCGACAGGCCGCTCTCAAGACGCGCCGTCGCCTCGCGAAGCGCGCCTGCCGAGGCCCGGGCTGACGTGTAATCACCCCTGGCCGTGCTGGCGGCAATGTCGTCCGCTGCGGCCAGTATGGCCGGAAGGCTGCGAGTGATCCAACTCTGAGCCTTCTCGTGAAGCGCCCGCAGCTCCTCCGCGGCAGGCTCGGAAGCCCCAATCATCGATGAGGCAAGCCCCCGCTGCTGCGACCGGTGCATTTCTCCCGGCTCAGCTGACCCGGAAGGGGGTGGAGCGGACGGCCCTGGTGACTGCGCCGCCTCAGCGGGCGGAGGATGGTGACTGGTGTGGTCACCACCACTATCCTGCGCGCGTCCAGCTCCGAGTGTCAGCACAAGTGCCGCCACTGAAATCCCCGCAACGGCGCGCCGCTGGAACTGCGTTGGCGACATTGCCCGCCCCATGAGTGCACCTTTAGAAGGTGCCCAGGAGCGGAATGATAAGCTCCTCGGCGGCGCGCTTCTGGCTGTCATTCAGGACTGAGAACAGCTGTGTGAAGGAAGAGCGGACCGCCCTTAGGGCCTCCAATCGCGCTGCGAGATGCCGTTCGCGACTCTCCAGACGATCGATCGGTCGAGCCGACGTTTCGAGCAGGGCGCGCCGGGCATCAAGCAGGTGACCGCGGCTTGCCTTGAGGGCATCCGCAAAGACATTCCAGGTCGGATTCTGCGCTTCGGTGATCCGAAGCTCTGCCCGCAAAAAGGCGATGCGCCCGTCAATCCGGTCGGTCAGATCTACAGGCCCCGGGGACGGGGCCATTGCTGGCATCTGCATCATCCGCATCATGTTTTCCATCATGCGCATCATGCCGTCGTTCATCATGCCGCCTGGCTGGCTCTGCATATTCTGCCCGCCGGCTGAGGCGGGCGGCATCTGCATCCCGCCTGGGGCAGCCCCTCCCTGCGGATTCATGCGAGAGGAGTCGTTGTCCATCGGCATGCTGGGGCTGTTGCCTTGCGGCATCCCCATGTTGTCCATCGCCAGCCGCTGTGGGGCGGCATGCGCGGCCCCCACCGAGCCGATGCCGCCGGCGATCACAACGATCGCCATCGCCCTCAGTGTTCGGCCGGCGAGATGTTTTGCCCTTGTCGTGTACATAACAAAGTGTCCTTCCTTGGACTTTTCCGCACTGGTGAACAGCAGGCGCAGAGAGCTGTGGTTTGCGGCCGGGAATCCGTCGCGCGGCTTAGTTTGTGGGCTTGATGCTGATCAGGGCAGGTACGCCCCCTGTTCCCCTGGCGTCGATCTCGACCTGTCCGCCCACGTGCAGGTGTGCCAGGACGTTCGCGTCCGGCACCTTCAAGGTCATGGTCATTGCCGGCATGCCCACCGAAGCGATTGGCTCATGGGAGAACGTCACTTCGCCCCGTTGGCGGTTGATGGCCCGGACCGTCCCGCGAAAGGAAGTCGATCGGCCTGCGCGAATCTGCTGCTCGCGATACTGCTCCATCAGGCGCGACCAGTCGGCCGAGCTGATGCTTGCCCGTCCGGGCGTCGAACTGAAGATGGCAAGGCTGCCGCCCGCCACCATGAAAAGCCTTCGGTTCATGGGAATACCCTCATTCTGGTAATCGGATTTCGGGACTTGAAACGAGGTGAGCCCGGAGGCTCACCTCGCCGGTCATTGCCCGGACGGTCAGCGGAGAACGTGAATCACCCGGCGCGTGCCGGGCTCGACGAGCAGAACCGTGTCACCCACACGCACGAAGGCATGCTGGTGGGCACGATGTCCGGCCGGGAACTGCTGCAGCGCCACGCCCTGGGGCAGCACCGTGCCGACCTGCGCGGCCGTGCCGGCCGGAAGCTGGGTGCGCGGAGCGTTGGTGGAGTTCACATGACCCATCACGTCATGGACCAGGTCAGCCGGCGGCGGGCCGGAAAAGTCGCCGGCCTGAGCGTAGACGGCGGTTGATGTCGCCAACGCGAATGCGATCGTAAGCAGCATTTTCTTCATGGCATGGTTTCCCTATCGACTGACTTCACGACGGACCGCCTTGCGAATATCGCCGATCATTCAATCTGATCTGCATATTCGGCGTCCGCGGCAGAGCACTCATTTGCTCTGATTGGCCATTTGTAAGTCGATTGAGGTCCGGTGGCTTTGACGCAAATCAATTGAGAGCTTTTGCTAGTCACTGGAAGCTGGGTTATACGTAATATGTCTAATTTGTTACAGAATGTTGCGTAATCATTGCAAAACATTACATCGCAATCGTGATTTAGATCAAAGCGTCGCGGGCGGATAGTTGGCATCTGATTCCAGCTATGCCGACGGCGCTTTTTGCCGAGAGGAGACTCTTATGGAACTTCGTACCTGGGTCGTTGCAATCGCGCTCGTCACTTTGCCAGTGCACGGAGCCGTGGCTTCCTCCTCCGATCTCGCATTCGAGTGGTTGAGCCCGACTGAGCGACTTCAAGCCCAGAGGCCAGATCCAGCGAAGGATGTGCATTTCACATCGTTCGTTGAAACCGTCGACACGACTGGCGGGGTCGTCGCTCTATTTCATCCGGAATTATCCAGTCGCGATGGAACTATATCGATGCGGCCAAGAATGATGACGTTTCACGTCATTTCGTCAGGGCTGCTTCGTGGTCTTTCACCGCGGGATAAAGTACACGTAACAGTGCGGCGCATACGCGGGGCAATAATGATCACGAATATTCAAAAACTACGATGACCTGCTATTGCTCATGATCAAATTGCCGGCACCGATTATGAGGCATTTCAATCGTCTTTTGCGTAATGCTTGAGGAAGAGCGGCCATGTCTGCGGAAAGCAGCGCTAATGTCGTCTCCGTGAGAGGCTGGCAGTGCCTAGTTGTGACCCAGGTTTTCTAAAATGGGGCACAAAGCACGCTCGCCGGCGCCTTCACACGAATGCATCAAATGGCGGAGGGTCTGGATCATCGCCTGCAACTTGGCGGCCTGCCCCTCAAGCTCGGTTACGTGCTCCCTGGCTAGCGACCTCACTTCGCCATTGCTGCGGTGCTGATCACCCCAGAGACCCAACAATTCGCGTATACGTTCGATCGAAAAGCCGAGATCGCGCGAACGGCGCACGAAACTCAAGCGTGCCACATCTTCCTCGGTGTAACTTCGATAGCCATTTCCGGTGCGGTCGGCCGCCGGCAACAGGTCGACCGACTCATAGTAGCGGATCATTTTTGCGGACACGCCGGAGCGCTCTGCGGCTTTGCCGATGTTCATAGCGATAATCCCTTGACCTTCCAATCATGGGAAGGAGCAGGATGATCGTCAAGAGAGGTAGACCCATGAGCAATCACGATCATTCCAAGCACGGCGGCCACAGCTGCTGCAGCGGTAAACACCACGATGATCATCATCATGGTGAGCAAGGGATCACCGCCGGCCAGGTGAAGGACCCTGTCTGCGGCATGTCGGTGGACCCGGCGACCGCCAGGCATCGCACGACATTCAAAGGCCACGAGCACTATTTCTGCTCGGCCGGATGCAAAACGAAGTTCGAGGCGGATCCCCACCGCTACCTGCACAAGGACAAGCAGCCTGCGCCCGCGGCGGCGCCGGAAGGCACTGTCTACACCTGCCCGATGCACCCTGAGGTCCGTCAGGTCGGCCCGGGCAGCTGCCCCATCTGCGGAATGGCACTCGAGCCTTTACTGGCGACCGCTGATGACGGCCCTAACGTCGAGCTCATCGACATGACGCGACGGTTCTGGATCGGCCTGGCGCTCTCTGTGCCGGTGTTGTTCCTCGAGATGGGGCGGCACCTGCTGGGCCTTGACCACACCATTCCCGGCCAGACCTCCAACTGGCTGCAGCTGCTGTTGGCGACCCCTGTCGTGCTCTATTGCGGCTGGCCGTTCTTTGAGCGCGGCGGGCAGTCTCTGGTCACCCGCAACCTCAACATGTTCACGCTGATCGCCATCGGCACCGGCATCGCGTGGGTCTATAGCGTGGTGGCGACCTTCGCTCCCGGCATCTTCCCCGCCGCATTCCGTGCTCACGACGGCTCGGTCGCTGTCTATTTCGAAGCCGCAGCCGTGATCACCGTTCTGGTGCTGCTGGGACAGGTCCTGGAGCTGCGCGCGCGCGACAGCACCAGCGGCGCCATCCGCGCTCTTCTCGACCTTGCTCCCAAAACCGCGAAGGTCATCCGCGCCGACGGCCGTGAGGAAGAGGTCTCGGTCGAGACCCTCGTGGTCGGCGATGTCGTGCGGGTCCGGCCCGGCGAAAAAGTGCCACTCGACGGCGTGGTGATGGAAGGCCGCAGTGCCGTCGACGAGTCCCTGGTCACCGGCGAGTCCATGCCCGTGACCAAACACGCCGGGGATAAGGTTATCGGCGGAACGCTGAACCAATCCGGTGCGCTGGTCATTCGCGCCGAGAAGGTCGGCCATGACACCATGCTGTCGCAGATCGTGCAGCTGGTGGCGAACGCGCAACGCTCCCGCGCTCCCATCCAACGCCTCGCGGACCAGGTCTCGGCGTGGTTCGTTCCGGCGGTTATTGCAGTTGCCATCGTCGCGTTCTTTGCATGGTTCTTCTTTGGGCCGGCGCCGCAGCTCACCTACGGTTTGGTCGCGGCCGTGGCGGTTCTGATCATCGCCTGCCCCTGTGCTTTGGGTCTGGCAACACCGATGTCGATCATGGTTGGCGTGGGACGTGGCGCCCAGGCGGGCGTTCTCATCCGCGACGCTGAGGCGCTGGAGCGGATGGAGAAGGTTGATACGCTTATCGTCGACAAGACCGGCACCCTCACCGAAGGCAGGCCGGCAGTGACCTCCATTACGCCTGCAGGGGGGTTCGAAGAGAACGAGCTCCTGCGCCTCGCGGCATCTGTTGAGAAGCTCAGCGAGCACCCGCTGGCTGCGGCGATCGTCAAGGCGGCGAGCGAGCGCTCCATTGCGAGCGAAGCCGTGACCGATTTCGATTCACCGACCGGGAAAGGCGCATTCGGCACGGTGGCCGGGCGCCGTGTCGTCCTCGGCAATGCCTCATTCCTGGCGGAGCAGGGGATCGCCACCGAAGCCCTGGCGGATCGCGCCAACGCGCTGCGCGGCGACGGCGCCACGGTCATTTATGCAGGGGTCGATGGCGTTCTCGCAGGCATTCTCGCCATCGCCGACCCGGTCAAACCCACCACGCTTGGAGCCCTTCAGGAGTTGCAGGCTGATGGCATCCGCATCGTCATGCTCACCGGCGACAACCGGGTCACAGCCGATGCCGTCGCGCGTCGTCTTGGCATCCACGACGTCGAAGCCGATGTCCTGCCGGAGGGCAAGGCCGACGTCGTTGGCCGCTACCGCGCTGAAGGGCGCGTGGTCGCCATGGCGGGGGACGGGGTCAACGATGCACCGGCGCTCGCTGCTGCCGACGTCGGCATCGCGATGGGCACCGGCACCGACGTTGCCATGGAAAGTGCGGGCATCACCCTGTTGAAGGGCGACCTCATGGGCATCGTGCGCGCCAGGCGCCTGTCGGAAGCGGCGATGAGCAACATCCGGCAGAACCTGTTTTTTGCCTTTGCCTATAACTCGCTGGGTGTTCCGGTTGCGGCGGGGCTGCTCTATCCGACGTTCGGCATCCTACTCTCGCCGATGATCGCAGCGGCTGCAATGGCGCTGTCTTCGGTCAGCGTCATAGGCAACTCGCTTCGCCTTCGCGCCACCAACATCGGATGATGCCAAGGGGCGCATTCCTGCGACCACATCCGGGCCTCGCAAGCGGCCCGGTTCGGCTCTTACGGACGCGGCGTGCTGCCCGTGCGGTTCTCGCGTGCCGCGTAACGGCTCACCCAGGCCTCTAGCTTGGCGATCTCCTCTTCCTGCATCTTGATGGTGTCTTCCGCCATCTTGCGGGATTCCGCGTCGCTGGCACCGCGCAGGGCGGCGCGCGCCATATCGATCGCGCCCCGGTGATGCGGAATCATCGCGCATATCCACGCGACATCCGGATCCCTGGCCATCATGCCCTGCATCATCGCCGGCTGCATCTTGGCCATCGCTTCAATCAGACCCCGATGGGTCTCGCTCATGTGCTGGCCTTGCATGGCCGGCGCATGGCTTGGCTGCGCCTGCTGTCCGTTCGCGGCGGGGCAGCCAGCTGGAAGCGGTTGGGGGCTTGCCTGCTGGGCAGAGGCAACGGTGGTGGCAACAATCAGACCGGCTATTGCGGTGAGGATTTTTTGGGGCACGGGGGAGGTTCCTTTTACAGTGGACGACAGGCATGAAACCCGGCGCTGACAACACTGTTCCAGAAGGCACCGGATCGTGACGGCCAGCCACCATGCGTCCCCTTTCTGGCGTTCCGCTGTGCCTCTTTCCACGCGACGCCTGATCCTCCGCGAACCTGTGTTTGGCGACGTCTCCCGGATAGCCCGCTATCTCGCTGAACCGGCTGTGGCGCGCATGCTGGCGTCGATTCCTTCCCCCTTCACAGAGGCACATGCTTCCGTTCTGGTCGGTGACCTGCTCACGTCGAATGAGCGCGGCGACGCGCTCGCGCTTGCGATCGCCCGGCGGAGAGATCCGGGCACCCTGATGGGGTTGATCTCGTTCTCAAAATCGGGGTCTATGGCTGAGATCGGCTGGTGGCTCGGGCCCCGTTATTGGGGGAGGGGATTCGCGTCGGAGGCAGCGGCGACTATGATTGACGTGGCCTTTTGCGATGTGTCTCTGGATCGGTTGTCGGCCGGCGCCTTCGCGGATAACACCGCGTCGCTTCGCATGCAGACAAGGCTGGGATTTAGGTCGGCGGGACAGAGCCAGCGCTTCTGTGTTGCACGGGGGCACTGACCGATCATATCGACATGGTGCTGACCCGCGATGACCACCTGGCGCGCGGCTAGATGATGACCCGTTCGATTTCGTCGAGGGTGATGTCGTCCGAGCATCGATCGTAAAGTTGCGTGGTGCGCGTCGAGGCATGGTTGGCGATCGCGGCGGCCTTTTCCAGCGTACCGCCATTCTTGAGGTAGGCGGTGATCCCGGTGGCCCGAAAGGTATGGTTGCCAATCTTCGTCCGTATGCCGGCCGCCTTGGCGCGGCGGTTGATCATCGACCAGGCGTTCGACTGGGGCAGGGACGAGCGGCTGAGTTTGCCGGTCCCCCGCCCGATCGTGCGAAACAGCGGACCGCTGGTATCTGAACCTATACCGGTGTTCGCCAGATACTCCTCCAGATAAGTCTCGAGGTTGTGATGGCACGGTAGCGCGACGTCCTTGCCGCCCTTCTCGTGAAGCCGCACCCACAGCCGCCGTCCCTGCCAGAACACATCGGACACGTTCATCGCCGCCGCCGCACCTATCCGCGCGAACGTGTAGACCATCAGGCCGATGAGCGCGCGATCGCGGAGCCCCGCGGGCGAGCCAGCGTCGATGCTGTCCAGGAGATGGCGCGCTTCTTCCGGGGTAAGTACAGGCGTCTTGCCGCGCTTGACTACGTGCTTCGGACCCCGCACCGACGCCGCGGGGTTAGTGGGAATGACCTGGGATATGACCAGGTGATCGAACAACATCCGGATGGCCGCAAGCGCCTGCTTGACGGTTGGCGCGGAGCGCTCCCGTTCCCGCTGCCGGATAAACAAGGAGACGTGCAGAGGCTGCACGTCGGCGATCGAGGTCACGCCCATGGTCTCGCACCAAGATGCAAAGTCGCCGACCGCGCGCGCATAGGCCTTGCGGGTATGGCCGTTGGTGATGTGCCCTAAAAAGAACTCGGCGGTGCGTGCCGCAGCCTGGGGCCCGGCAGCGACGATCAGCGCCGGCAGACGCGGCGCCAGAATCGCGGGCAGGTTCATGAAAGCGCGCCGGCGGAGGCCTGGTTCACTTCAGACCTTTGGCACGCTCGAGGATGC
The sequence above is drawn from the Phreatobacter oligotrophus genome and encodes:
- a CDS encoding Spy/CpxP family protein refolding chaperone, yielding MAIVVIAGGIGSVGAAHAAPQRLAMDNMGMPQGNSPSMPMDNDSSRMNPQGGAAPGGMQMPPASAGGQNMQSQPGGMMNDGMMRMMENMMRMMQMPAMAPSPGPVDLTDRIDGRIAFLRAELRITEAQNPTWNVFADALKASRGHLLDARRALLETSARPIDRLESRERHLAARLEALRAVRSSFTQLFSVLNDSQKRAAEELIIPLLGTF
- a CDS encoding 2Fe-2S iron-sulfur cluster-binding protein — protein: MHRSQQRGLASSMIGASEPAAEELRALHEKAQSWITRSLPAILAAADDIAASTARGDYTSARASAGALREATARLESGLSAHIGMAQGRAPRDIALAWYRSEMQLQGAQPEAPALFGFTVRHLSLMAVLTLVLAGLLLIQLLRARRAAALIALARMPSVAQEATTAVSVAGLGESVAPADDRSSDTILPPRLGGSRAPWRGELRVIQIFDETPSIKTFRLAEPSGGPLPFDYLPGQFMQVTVTLGGDNAVRRAYTIASSPTHSAFVELTIKNEQQGQVSRHLHENVHVGSLLTCSAPYGDFTFTGLDEDCVVLIGGGVGATPLMSVLRFLTDRAWPGEIYFIYGARGTDEFVFRDELEFLQRRHTNLHVLGAMPRSPHTSWFGWEGAITRELLAATVPDIANKRIHMCGPPAMMRAVTDALTSLGVPPGKIHTEAFGPAARDPADLAPARPSPAEVAAISLTSPKAASKPRAKAPKAAPATVSFLRSGRSTALDSGMTVLAAAEASGVEIPSSCRVGICGVCKVRLVEGKVQMDVTDGLSDTDAAEGLVLACQAKATTPHLAIDA
- a CDS encoding DUF305 domain-containing protein, whose amino-acid sequence is MPQKILTAIAGLIVATTVASAQQASPQPLPAGCPAANGQQAQPSHAPAMQGQHMSETHRGLIEAMAKMQPAMMQGMMARDPDVAWICAMIPHHRGAIDMARAALRGASDAESRKMAEDTIKMQEEEIAKLEAWVSRYAARENRTGSTPRP
- a CDS encoding copper-binding protein; translated protein: MELRTWVVAIALVTLPVHGAVASSSDLAFEWLSPTERLQAQRPDPAKDVHFTSFVETVDTTGGVVALFHPELSSRDGTISMRPRMMTFHVISSGLLRGLSPRDKVHVTVRRIRGAIMITNIQKLR
- a CDS encoding copper-binding protein, translated to MNRRLFMVAGGSLAIFSSTPGRASISSADWSRLMEQYREQQIRAGRSTSFRGTVRAINRQRGEVTFSHEPIASVGMPAMTMTLKVPDANVLAHLHVGGQVEIDARGTGGVPALISIKPTN
- a CDS encoding tyrosine-type recombinase/integrase codes for the protein MNLPAILAPRLPALIVAAGPQAAARTAEFFLGHITNGHTRKAYARAVGDFASWCETMGVTSIADVQPLHVSLFIRQRERERSAPTVKQALAAIRMLFDHLVISQVIPTNPAASVRGPKHVVKRGKTPVLTPEEARHLLDSIDAGSPAGLRDRALIGLMVYTFARIGAAAAMNVSDVFWQGRRLWVRLHEKGGKDVALPCHHNLETYLEEYLANTGIGSDTSGPLFRTIGRGTGKLSRSSLPQSNAWSMINRRAKAAGIRTKIGNHTFRATGITAYLKNGGTLEKAAAIANHASTRTTQLYDRCSDDITLDEIERVII
- a CDS encoding heavy metal translocating P-type ATPase; this translates as MSNHDHSKHGGHSCCSGKHHDDHHHGEQGITAGQVKDPVCGMSVDPATARHRTTFKGHEHYFCSAGCKTKFEADPHRYLHKDKQPAPAAAPEGTVYTCPMHPEVRQVGPGSCPICGMALEPLLATADDGPNVELIDMTRRFWIGLALSVPVLFLEMGRHLLGLDHTIPGQTSNWLQLLLATPVVLYCGWPFFERGGQSLVTRNLNMFTLIAIGTGIAWVYSVVATFAPGIFPAAFRAHDGSVAVYFEAAAVITVLVLLGQVLELRARDSTSGAIRALLDLAPKTAKVIRADGREEEVSVETLVVGDVVRVRPGEKVPLDGVVMEGRSAVDESLVTGESMPVTKHAGDKVIGGTLNQSGALVIRAEKVGHDTMLSQIVQLVANAQRSRAPIQRLADQVSAWFVPAVIAVAIVAFFAWFFFGPAPQLTYGLVAAVAVLIIACPCALGLATPMSIMVGVGRGAQAGVLIRDAEALERMEKVDTLIVDKTGTLTEGRPAVTSITPAGGFEENELLRLAASVEKLSEHPLAAAIVKAASERSIASEAVTDFDSPTGKGAFGTVAGRRVVLGNASFLAEQGIATEALADRANALRGDGATVIYAGVDGVLAGILAIADPVKPTTLGALQELQADGIRIVMLTGDNRVTADAVARRLGIHDVEADVLPEGKADVVGRYRAEGRVVAMAGDGVNDAPALAAADVGIAMGTGTDVAMESAGITLLKGDLMGIVRARRLSEAAMSNIRQNLFFAFAYNSLGVPVAAGLLYPTFGILLSPMIAAAAMALSSVSVIGNSLRLRATNIG
- a CDS encoding DUF1236 domain-containing protein, whose amino-acid sequence is MKKMLLTIAFALATSTAVYAQAGDFSGPPPADLVHDVMGHVNSTNAPRTQLPAGTAAQVGTVLPQGVALQQFPAGHRAHQHAFVRVGDTVLLVEPGTRRVIHVLR
- a CDS encoding MerR family DNA-binding protein produces the protein MNIGKAAERSGVSAKMIRYYESVDLLPAADRTGNGYRSYTEEDVARLSFVRRSRDLGFSIERIRELLGLWGDQHRSNGEVRSLAREHVTELEGQAAKLQAMIQTLRHLMHSCEGAGERALCPILENLGHN
- a CDS encoding GNAT family N-acetyltransferase; amino-acid sequence: MPLSTRRLILREPVFGDVSRIARYLAEPAVARMLASIPSPFTEAHASVLVGDLLTSNERGDALALAIARRRDPGTLMGLISFSKSGSMAEIGWWLGPRYWGRGFASEAAATMIDVAFCDVSLDRLSAGAFADNTASLRMQTRLGFRSAGQSQRFCVARGH